GGGGACCAGGGAGATTCACGGCGTCGCGCCAGAGTACGAACCGACGCTGGAGGAGGCACTCTCGTTTTACCACCCGGACGACCGAGAACTGCTCGCGAATCACTTCGACCGTGCGATCGACGACCAGGAGCCCTACGACACGGAGGCCCGCATCGAGACGGGCGGCGGGCGTCAAAAGTGGATCCGCACCGTCGGCGACCCGGTCACAGACGCCGACGGCGAGGTCGTCGCCGTCCGCGGGGCGATCCAAGACATCACCCGACAACGTGCCCAACAACAGCAGATCTCGATTCTCAAACGAGCCATCGACGCGTCGCCGGTCGGTGTGACGCTGGTCGACGTTCGACGAGACGACGAACCGCTGGTGTACGTGAACAGCGCGTTCGAGGACCTCACCGGCTACGACGAGTCCGAGGCACTCGGTCGAAACTGCCGGTTCCTCCAGGGTGAGCGCACCCGCGAAGAGTCCGTCGCGCAACTGCGCGCGGCGATCGAGGCGGGCGACGCGGCGTCGGTCGAACTCCGAAACTACCGGGCCGACGGGACGGAGTTTTGGAACCACCTCACGATCTCGCCCGTCGCCGACGCCAGCGGCGAGATCACCCACTACGTGGGGTTCCAGACCGACATCACGGACGCGAAGTCGCTCAGGACACAGCTACAGCAGTTCAAGCGCGCAGTCGAGAGCTCCGCCCACGCGATCTACATCACCGACGTCGACGGGACGATCACGTACGTGAACGAGGCGTTCGAGGAGATCACTGGCTACCCCGCCGACGAGGCCGTCGGACGGACGCCGCGAATCCTCAACTCCGGCCAGATGGACGACGAGTACTACGAGCGCCTGTGGAGTGAGCTCACCGCGGGGAACTCCTTCGAGGAGCGCATCATCGACAGGGACCGCGACGGACACTTCTACCGCGCCCACCAGACGATCTCACCGCTGACCGACGACGGAGCCGTGACGGGGTTCGTCGCCGTCCAGACCGACATCACCGACCAGATCGAACGATCCCAACAGGTCGCCGTTCTCGACCGGGTGTTGCGCCACAACCTCCGCAACGACATGAACGTCATCCTCGGGCACGCAGGCCGACTCACCGACGCGCTCGACGGCGACCTCGCCGACGCCGCGGAGGCGATCACCGATGCCGGGAACAGACTGCTCGG
The DNA window shown above is from Halobaculum marinum and carries:
- a CDS encoding PAS domain S-box protein produces the protein MTDSETDAGTSRSPSTACVDATLRLDQSLCYLGVDDDGADLLGIGSDATGTDVLARLSQSPAAVRSRLHAAQETGRPVTIRWDSSATGAAGWGWARPTDDGVSILLSVDDGAHTVDGERSDPTESESVVSRSALLEQTEYLANTGGWEYDCSRETITWTAGTREIHGVAPEYEPTLEEALSFYHPDDRELLANHFDRAIDDQEPYDTEARIETGGGRQKWIRTVGDPVTDADGEVVAVRGAIQDITRQRAQQQQISILKRAIDASPVGVTLVDVRRDDEPLVYVNSAFEDLTGYDESEALGRNCRFLQGERTREESVAQLRAAIEAGDAASVELRNYRADGTEFWNHLTISPVADASGEITHYVGFQTDITDAKSLRTQLQQFKRAVESSAHAIYITDVDGTITYVNEAFEEITGYPADEAVGRTPRILNSGQMDDEYYERLWSELTAGNSFEERIIDRDRDGHFYRAHQTISPLTDDGAVTGFVAVQTDITDQIERSQQVAVLDRVLRHNLRNDMNVILGHAGRLTDALDGDLADAAEAITDAGNRLLGIADKERAIVSHLNGPTERTTQDVESLVDAILDDLRPKYPDAELTVDRLAGVTVNATTQVGDALGEFVENALKHSGATPASVRLSAEVRRERSEDVVRISIADRGPGVPESLRQLISSDRVPDSLTHSDGLGMWIARWVVTRSGGSVDFEERTGGGTVVHVTLPGGFDESPDADQRH